The Novosphingobium aromaticivorans DSM 12444 genome segment GCGAAGCTGCGCACGTGGGCCAAATGCCGAAGGGCCATGTCGGTTGCCCCCCGTCTGCGTGCCAGTGCGGTCAGCCTGTCTGCCGTCCGTCACCGCCTGCGCAAAATCGGTGGGGTGCCTTTATTGTGCGGTGCGGAAGAGTCAACCCGCGTTCAGCTCTGCGACAGGTTGTCCCGGACGAACCGTTCGCGATCCGCGACAGTCAGTTCGACTATCCACACATCGGGATCCTGGACCATCCGACGGGTCAGATAATCCTCAAATTCTTTTTTATTTTCAATTAGTTGATGCTTTGTTGTGGTCCACTTTCGTGTGCCATCAAGCTGGGGCATCCGCTCATGCAGAGTTGCAAGACCTTGATTTTCCACAATAACGATAAGTAGTGTCCCCGCGTCCCGTTCACCTTTGTTAAGAACCATAGCGAAGCCGCCGGCGGCCTGCGTCAACCGGATCAGGCCGGATACTTCGGCGTGTGCGGGAAGGCGCGCGCTCACCTCAGCCCAGCGCGGCGCGCAGACCCGCGTTATAGCCGTCGAGCCCGGAGAGCGGGATGCGCGAGCGCTGGAATGTACCCGTGCCGCGGCCCACTTCCTCGCCTTCCTCGTCGATCAGGCGCGCTTCGGCCACCAGCACGCGGCGGCGGCCTGATACCCAGCGTCCCTCGGCTGTTACCCGGCCACCTTGGATCGGGCGGGTGAAGAACAGATTGAACGACGTCGTCAACAGGAAGCGATCGGTGACCAGCGTGTTCGCTGCATAGAACGCCGCATCGTCGAGCATCTTGAAATAGATGGTGCCGTGAGCCGCGCCCGCGGCGTGGAAGCACGACGGCGTCACTTCGAAATGGATGCGCGACACGCCTTCCGCAACGATCTCGAGCCGGGATTCGAACAGGCTGTTGACCGGAGCCGAGGCGTAGAGCCCTTCCAGCGCACGCCAGTGAAGGTGCGCGCTGTCGGCAGGCTCAGGCGGCGTCACGATCGATGACATTGACCAGCAGGCCGTAGATGGCCTCTGCATCGGGCGCGGAGACCAGACGTTCGTGCATGCGCTCATCACGCATCAGGCGCGAAATCGCGGCCAGCGCCTGGAGATGGGTGGCTCCCGCCTGGGCGGGGGAGAGCAGGCCGAACACGCAATCGACCGGCATGCCATCCGCAGCGGCGAATTCGACCGGATTTTCAAGGCGGAAGAAGGCCGCGACCGGCTTTTCCAGACCGTCGATCCGCGCGTGGGGAATAGCCACGCCCCGGCCAAAGCCAGTGCTGCCCAGCTTCTCGCGTTCCTCGATGCCCTCGATCACGGTCTCGGCGTCGAGCGCGTAGACCTCGGCGAAGCAGCGCGACAGATCCGCAAGGATCTGCTGCTTCGTCTCCGCGCGGATAACGCGGACGGCCTGGGGACTGATCGTGAAGAGAGCCGTCATAACGGATGAAATGTATCACATAAGTGCAAAGGCACGGTGAATTGGGGGGCGCCATGCTCCCGAATGGGCGCGAACGCAAGCGCAAAGCGCTGGCCGGGAGAAGCGCCTGTTCGCAAAAGGAAAGGGGGACGCAGCGCATCCCCCTTTGCTTCTAACGAACGATGCGCCGCCACTTACCGTGGTTCGACCCAGCCGATCGAACCGTCGCCGCGGCGATAGACCATATTGTGCACACCGGTGCCCGCGTTCTTGAACATGAGCGCATTGGTGTTGCGCAGGTCGAGCATCATCACCGCATCCGATACGCTTGCCGTCGGCACGTCGACACGGGTCTCGGCAATCACCAAGGGCGCGTCGGCAGGCTCATCTTCCCCGGCCTCGTCATGGACAAAGACGGTGTAAGCGGCGTCCTGCGCCAGATTCGCCTCATCGGCACGACGCGCATGGTCGGCACCTTCGTGGCGATCCTTGAGGCGGCGCTTGTAACGACGAAGCTGCTTCTCGATCTTGTCGGCCGACTGGTCGAGCGCGATGTGTGCGTCCTGGGCAATCGCACTACCCTTGAGGATCAAACCTTGTGCGACATGGGTGACGATATCGCATCGGAAGCCGCCGTGCGGAGCCTTCCCCAGCGTAACCTGCGAGGAAAGCGCCCGGGAGAAATACTTGTCGACGATGGTCCCGAGGCGCTCCTCGGCGTGGCTCTGCAGGGCAGTGCCGGTATCGACCTGATGTCCCGAAACGCGAATATCCATAAGTCACTTCTCCTGTGCACTCGGGCAAGCCACCCGGCGACGCCTTCGCCCCAAGGCGTCAGCGCGACCAGATCGGCTCGCTGAAGCCCGCCATGAACTCGGCATGTCGGGCCAGCTCCTCTGCGCTCGCGGAATGCGGGCGCGGGGAACGGAACACGCGTGTGACCGACGAAGTGACGGTCACGACCTCTTCGGTCACAGCAATCGCGGATTGCGCCGCGAGTTCGAGACCGATCTGCCGCCCGCCCTGCAGCTCCACATAGAGCTGCGCGAGCAGTTCCGCGTCCAGTAGCGCCCCATGCTTGGTGCGGTGGCTGCGGTCGATTCCGTAGCGCGAGCACAAGGCGTCGAGGCTGAGCTTCGCACCGGGATGCTTGCGGCGGGCAATCGCCACCGTATCGACCATCCGGTCACGGCTGACGGGTTCGCGCCCGCACAGCTCCAGCTCGTTGTTGATGAATCCGAAGTCGAAGCCCGCATTGTGCGCGACCATCGGCGAGTCCGCGATGAACGCCAGCAGATCGTCCGCCTTCTCGGCGAACTTCGGCTTGTCGGACAGGAACGCGATAGACAAGCCGTGGACGGCCTCAGCCTCGGCCGGCATGTCGCGTTCGGGATTGAAGTAGCAATGGAAAACCGCGCCCGTCGGCACGCGGTTGAACATTTCGATGCAACCGATCTCGACCAGCCGATCGCCGCTTCTTGGGTCGAGCCCGGTCGTTTCGGTGTCGAAAACGATCTCACGCATCAAAGGATATGTGGACCCGTGCAAGGGGGCTGGCAAGGGGAGTCGCGGCTACCCGCGCGGGTTTTTTTCCCGGATGGCACGAACAAGCTCGGCGACCTGCCCCTCCGTCTCGGCAAGCGTCAGCCCGGTGTCGATCACGTAGTCTGCGCGGGCGCGCTTTTCCGCATCGGGAACCTGGAGAGACAGGATATGCGCGAACTTCTCCACGGTCATGCCCGGCCGGGCCAACACGCGCTGACGCTGGACTTCGGCGGGGGCGGAAACGACCATGACCGCGTCGAGGTCCTTGCCGTGGCCTTTTTCAAACAGCAGCGGAATGTCGAAAACCACGAGCGGCTCACCCATGTGTTCGATCATGAACGCCTCGCGCATGCGGGCAACCGCCGGATGAACGATCGCTTCCAGCCGCCTGAGCGCATCGGCATCGCCGAACACCCGCGCACCGAGGTCCTGGCGCTTTACGCCCTCGGGGCCTGTCGTGCCGGGAAAGGCCGCTTCGATGGCGGGGAGCAAAGGCCCGCGCGGGCCCTGCAATTGGTGGACAGCGGCATCAGCATCGAAAACAGGCACCCCCATCTCGCGCAGCATGAGCGCAACCGCCGACTTTCCCATGCCGATCGACCCGGTGAGTCCCATGACGAAGGGACGCGTCATGCCAGCAACCTTTCACGAAGTTGCGCATCTGCCTCGCCCCGCGGAGGCACCGCGCCGAAGAAGCGGCGAAAGGCATGGTCGGCCTGTCCGATGAGCATCGAAAGCCCATCGACCGTGCGGAAGCCTGCTGCCTTCGCTGTCTTGAGGAAATCGGTTTCGAGCGGGCTGGTGACGATGTCGTAGAAGACCGAGCCCGGCGGCGCATGTGTCATGTCAAAGGCAAGCGGTGGCTGCCCTGTCATGCCCAGCGACGAAGCGTTGACGACGAGGTCGAGGCATCCTTCGCGGTCATCGAAGACGAAATCGGTCTCGTCAGAGAAGTGTTCGAGCGGGGCGACGTGGTGCTCCCCTTCAGGATGGAGTTCATCGAGAAGCGCACGGGCCTTCTCGACGTTTCGGCCCGCCAGCACGATCACCATGTGCTCGTCCGCCAGTGCGGCAATGATTGCGCGCGCCGCGCCGCCGGTCCCGAGGACGCGCGCCATGCGGAAGTAATGCACCTGATCGAGCAATGGCCGCAGGGGTTCGAGGAAGCCAGGCGCATCGGTATTGTATCCGACCAATGCGCCGTCCTCGGGCACGATGGTATTGACCGCGCCGATCCGGGCGGCGAGCGGGTCGAGCCGGTCGAGAAGCGGGATCACCGCCTGCTTGTGCGGCATCGTCACGTTGCAACCACGCCAGTCTGTGTCCGCACGCCGGGCAGCAAGGTAATCTGCCAGTTCCCCGGCCCTGACGTGGGCACGGCGATAATCGCCTTCGAGGCCAAGCGCTTCCAGCCAGAACCCGTGGATCACCGGCGATTTGGACTGCGCGATCGGGTCCCCGATCACCTCGGCATACGGCAGTGTCTTCGGCGACGTGCTCAAGACGGCAATTCTCCCTCAGCGCGCAGCGCGCCGAGCAGGGCCATTAACGGCATTCCCAGAACCGTGAAGTGGCTGCCTTCGATCTGATCGAACAACTGCACCCCCAGTGCCTCGATGCGGAACACGCCGACACAACCGGAAACGGCAGGCCACTCCCTGTCGAGATAGCTCTGGATAAATTCGGGAGAAAGCGTCCGGACCCGCAGTTTTGCGAGCTCGCAGGTTTTCCACACAACCCGTCCGTCACGCATCAGGACGGCAGCGGAATGGAGATGCATTTCCTTGCCCGAGAAGAACTCGAGGTGTTCCGCGGCGTTCTCGCGACTGACCGGCTTGTCGAACTGCCGTCCGCAGACTTCGACCAGCGAATCCCCACCGAGAACCATTCGCCCCGGCGCGGCAAGCGAAACCGGCAGCGCCTTTGCCTCGGCAAGGACGCTCGCCACCTCACAGCCCGATACCGCGATCAGTTCACGCTTGATCGAGGCTTCGTCGACATTGGACGACCGCGCCTCGAACGGAACGCCGGCGGCCTCGAGCATGGCCTTGCGCGAAGCGCTCTGGCTGGCGAGAATGATCGTCATATCGGCTTCACTCCGTCGCCGCTTGCGCCTGCGGCCGTCCGTTCGTTGTAGAGATTGATGACCGCAGCCGCCGTCTCCTCGATCGAACGGCGCGAAACGTCGATCACCGGCCAGCCATTGTCGGCGAACATGCGGCGCGCGAATTGCACTTCGCGCGTCACCTGCTCGTTGTCCACATAGGCAGTCTCGGGCGCCTGGTTCAAGGACAGGAGGCGGTTGCGTCGGACCGCGATCAAGCGTTCCGGACTTGTCGTCAGCCCGACGACGAGCGGGCGGCGAAGCGAGAACAGCATCGAGGGAGGCGGACTTTCCACAACGATAGGGATATTCGCGACCTTGTATCCGCGATTGGCGAGATAGATCGAGGTCGGTGTCTTGGAACTGCGCGAGACACCGGCAAGCACGATGTCGGCTTCTTCCCAGTTTTCCCAGCCCACGCCATCATCATGGGCGATGGTGAACTGGATCGCGTCGACGCGCGCAAAATAGGCCTCGTCCATCATATGCTGACGGCCCGGACGGCCCTTGGCCTGAATACCGAGTTGCTGTTGTAACGCGTCGGTTACCGCATCAAGCGCCGCAACGCTTGGCAAGCCGAGCGCGGCGCAGCGCTGTTCCAGCCGTTCCCGCGTCTCGGCATTGACCAGCGTATAAAGGACAAGCCCCGGATTTGCAGCGATTTCACCCATGATGCGATCGAGGTGCTGCATCGAACGGACCATCGGCCAGAAATGGCGGACGACATCGGCTCCATCGAACTGGGCAAGCGCTGCCTTGGCAATCATTTCCAGCGTCTCTCCGGTGGAATCCGACAGGAGATGGAGATGAAGACGCTGCATTCGGGCGCTTTCGTGAAGGGCCGGGACAGGCCTGTGGAAACCGCACCGATAAACCACGGGAGAGGACCGGGGACAAGTTGGAGGGGCGATTCCACCCTCCTTTTCGGCCTTCCGTTCGGTCGCTTGTGGACATGTGGAAGCGCTTTTCCCCAGCCTGTGGAGAGTGGTGAGAACTTCGCCTTGACCCGACTGCGTACAGAGTCGCCTCGGCGGAAAATTGTGGAAGCTGACTCACAATTCAGGCAGAGCGCCGCAATCCCCGGTTTCCACAGGGCCAACAAACACCATCAACCAGATTCAATAGAATCTTATTTATTTGGATTGGACCGAAAGACCGATGCCCGGCCCTCTTCTGAAGACGCTCCAGGGTGAGAACATTTCCCGCCGACCGATCTGGCTCATGCGCCAGGCCGGACGCTATCTGCCCGAGTACCGCGAGCTTCGCGCCGAGAAGGGCGGCTTCCTCGCGCTGGTCTACGACACTGACGCAGCGGCCGAAGTTACCGTGCAGCCGATCCGTCGTTTCGGCTTCGACGGCGCGATCCTGTTTTCCGACATCCTGATCGTACCCTATGCGATGGGACAGGATCTCCAGTTCCTCGCCGGCGAAGGTCCGCACCTGTCACCACGCTTGCTCGACGCCGCGCTGAACAGCCTCGTGGCGGTGCCCGGGCGCCTCTCGCCGATCTACGAGACGGTTGCCAAGGTGAAGGCCCAGCTTTCGCCTGAAACCACGCTGCTCGGCTTTGCCGGCAGTCCGTGGACGGTCGCAACCTACATGGTGGCCGGCGAAGGCAGCCGTGACCATCACGATACCCGCGCGCTTGCCTATCGTGATCCTTCGGCGTTCCAGGCAATCATCGATGCGATTACGGAAGTGACCATCGAGTATCTTTCGGGCCAGGTCGAAGCGGGTGCGGAAGGGCTGCAACTGTTCGATTCTTGGTCGGGCAGCCTTGCTCCGGCCGAATTCGAACGTTGGGTCATCGCGCCCAACGCCAGGATCGCCTCCGCGATGCAGCAGCGTTATCCCCACGTGCCTGTGATCGGGTTCCCCAAGGGCGCTGGCGAAAAGCTTTCCGCCTATGCCCGCGAGACAGGCGTCAACGCGGTCGGCGTGGACGAAACCATCGATCCGTTATGGGCTGCGCGCGAACTCCCGGCGAACATGCCGGTACAGGGCAATCTCGATCCGCTTCTGCTCCTTTCGGGCGGCCCTGAGCTGGAACGGCAGACGATCCGTGTTCTCGAAGCCTTTGCCGACCGCCCGCACGTCTTCAATCTTGGCCACGGCATCGGTCAGCACACTCCGATCGAAAACGTCGAAGCGCTTCTGAAGATCGTGCGAGGCTGGTCGCGCTGAGCATTCGGGACACTTGCAAAGACCTTCGCGCACGCCGAAATAGCCCCTCGGGGCGCATTGGCAGGCGAGACCGCAATTCATGCAGCAGGTATTGGCGATGCTCTATCTCTGGCTGAAGGCCGGCCATGTCATCTTCGTGATCTTCTGGATGGCGGGCCTGTTCATGCTGCCGCGCTTCTTCGTCTATCACCAGGAAGCGCCCGAAGGCTCACCGGAGAACGCCGTCTGGGTGGACCGCGAACGCAAGCTGATGAAGATCATCATGTGGCCTGCGCTGTTAGTGGTCTGGGTGCTGGGGCTTTTGCTTGCGGTGGACATAGGCGCATTCCAGCAAGGGTGGTTCCACCTCAAGCTGGCGTTCGTGCTGGTGCTGACCGCCTATCACTTCTGGCTGGCGAACTATGCGCAACTGCTGGCATCGGGCGTTCGCAAGCTTTCAGGCAAGAAGCTGAGGATGCTGAACGAGATTCCGGGCATTGCTGCCGCGGTGATCGTGATCATGGTGATCGTGAAGCCCTTCTAGCCGCGAAGGGTTCGCAGGCCATCACGCATGGCGTTGCGGACAAGCCGCATCGGTGGGCGCGGCAGGTGCTTCCACTGTGAACCCCAGGCATTTGTCGGCGTCTGGTGCGATTGCGGGCGGGGAAATTCGCCGGTGCGGCGGGGCAACCTGATCATCGGATGAGCCTCTTCCATGCTTGGCCGGGTGTTCCCGGTCAAAATCCGGTCCCGCCCAATATCCGGAACGCACAAGCGGCTCCCCGGTTTCCACAATTGACTCGTTCCGCGCGCAGGCATATCCCGCGACCGACCGGAATACAGATGCGCTGCCCGCGATGCAGCCGCCCTCTCGCTTTCTCCAAGCCCCATAGAGGCTTCCGGCCATTGACCAGCCTTTTGGCAAATCCTTGGAATACAAAGACAATGCATCTCAAAGACCTCAAGAAGAAGACCCCCGCCGAGCTGGTCCAGATGGCCGAAGAGCTCGAGGTCGAAGGCGCCAGCACCATGCGTCGCCAGGACCTGATGTTCGCTATCCTCAAGGAAATGGCCGAAGACGGCGAGGAAATCCTCGGCATCGGCACGATCGAGGTTCTTCCCGACGGTTTCGGCTTCCTGCGGAGCCCCGAAGCGAACTATCTCGCCGGACCCGACGATATCTACGTCTCGCCGAACCAGGTCCGCAAATGGGGCCTGCGCACCGGCGACACGGTGGAAGGCGAAGTCCGCGCGCCCAAGGACGGGGAGCGCTATTTCGCGATCACCCGTCTGATCAAGGTGAACTTCGACGATCCCGAGGCCGTGCGCCACCGTGTCAACTTCGACAACCTGACCCCGCTCTATCCGAACGAGCGACTGAAGCTCGACACGCTCGACCCGACGGTCAAGGACAAGTCGGCTCGTGTGATCGATCTCGTTTCGCCACAGGGCAAGGGCCAGCGCGCGCTGATCGTCGCCCCTCCGCGCACCGGCAAGACCGTGTTGCTGCAGAACATGGCCAAGGCGATCACAGACAACCATCCGGAAGTCTTCCTGATCGTGCTTCTGGTTGACGAACGTCCCGAAGAAGTCACCGACATGCAGCGTTCGGTGAAGGGCGAGGTCATTTCCTCGACCTTTGACGAACCAGCCTCGCGCCACGTCCAGGTCGCTGAAATGGTCATCGAGAAGGCCAAGCGTCTTGTCGAGCACAAGCGCGACGTGGTGATCCTGCTCGACTCGATCACACGTCTCGGCCGTGCGTACAACACCGTCGTGCCCTCGTCGGGCAAGGTGCTGACCGGCGGTGTCGATGCCAACGCCCTGCAGCGTCCCAAGCGCTTCTTCGGCGCGGCGCGCAACATCGAGGAAGGCGGTTCGCTTTCGATCATTGCCACGGCGCTGATCGATACCGGCAGCCGCATGGACGAAGTGATCTTCGAAGAGTTCAAGGGCACCGGCAACTCGGAAATCGTGCTGGACCGCAAGGTTGCGGACAAGCGCATCTTCCCGGCGCTGGACGTGGGCAAGAGCGGTACCCGCAAGGAAGAACTGCTCGTACCGAAGGATCAGCTCTCGAAGATGTGGGTCCTGCGCCGCATCTTGATGCAGATGGGCACTGTCGATGCGATGGAGTTCCTGCTCGACAAGATGAAGGATTCGAAAACCAACGAAGACTTCTTCGCGACGATGAACCAGTAAGGTTTCGGGTCGAGAGACAAGTAAAAGGCCCGGAGCGATCCGGGCCTTTTTCGTGTTGGCAAACGGCGGGGATAAAATTCCTGCGGTCGCTTGTTTCAGACGATCATGCCCGCCACATTCCCATCCATGGCCCAGCGCATTCCCGCCCAGCCTCGAAAGTCCGCGCACACCGGCGTGGTCAAGGCGGTGCTCGGGCCGACCAATACGGGCAAGACTCACCTCGCGATCGAACGGCTTTGTGCGCATTCCTCGGGAGCGATCGGATTTCCGCTGCGGCTGTTGGCGCGCGAGGTCTACGATCGGGTCTGCGCGATCAAGGGGGCCGACAATGTCGCTCTGATCACTGGTGAAGAACGGATCGAGCCCAAGGGCGCGCGCTGGCACCTGTGCACCGTCGAAGCGATGCCTTCCCGTCCGGACCTCGCGTTCGTCGCGCTCGATGAGGCGCAACTTTCCGCCGATCCCGAACGTGGCCATGTGTTCACCGACCGCCTGATGCACACGCGCGGTCGTGAGGAAACCATGTTGCTTGGCTCCTCGACGCTCGAGCCGATGGTGAAAGCCTTGGTACCCGAGGCCGAGGTCGTCACGCGCCCGCGCTTTTCAACGCTTACCCATGTCGGCGCGAAGAAGCTTTCGCGCATTCCTCCCAGAAGCGCCATCGTCGCCTTCAGTGCCGAGCAGGTCTATGTCATGGCCGAAATGCTGCGGCGCTTCCGGGGTGGCGCTGCGGTGGTCATGGGCGCGCTCAGCCCGCAGACGCGAAACGCCCAGGTTGCGATGTACCAGGCTGGTGAGGTCGATTACCTTGTCGCGACGGATGCCATCGGCATGGGATTGAATCTCGATGTCCATCACGTTGCTTTTGCCGGGTTGTCCAAGTTTGACGGACACCGCCAGCGCCGCCTGACCACGGCGGAGATGGCCCAGATCGCAGGCCGTGCCGGACGGCACCAGCGCGATGGGACTTTCGGTGCGCTGGCCGGAATGGGCGGGCACGATCCCGAATTCACGCCGGAAGAGATCTACGCGATCGAGGAGCACCGTTTCGCGCCCCTCACCCGCCTGTTCTGGCGCGAGGCAGAGCCGCGTTTCGACAGCATTGCAACGCTGATCGAGGACCTCGAGAGCCCTCCTCCCCGGCCTGAATTGGCAACGCCGCCGCAAGCCATCGATCTTGCCGTGCTGAAACGGCTGGCCGAAGACGTCGACATCGCATCGGGAGTGCGCGGACAGCGTTCCGTCCAACGTTTCTGGGACGTCTGCCGCCTGCCCGATTTCCGCCAGCAAGGGTATGAAACACACAGCCGCTTTGTTGCGCGCCTGTGGCAGGATCTGCGCCATGGCTATCTCGGCGCGGATTACGTGGCGCAGGCCATCGCGCAGCTCGACAACCCGTCGGGCGACATCGATACGCTGCAGGCACGCATCGCCGCGATCCGTTCGTGGGCTTACATCGCTCAGCGCCCCGACTGGGTCTTGGCGAAGGACGAGATGTCCGCCCGCGCCCGTGCAGTTGAAGCTCGTCTTTCCGATGCGCTCCACGCGCGCCTGACCGAACGTTTCGTCAATCGTCGGACCGCCGTACTCATGCGCAAGGCCGGGGCCGATGCGGGCCTCCTGCCGGTCCGGCTGGGCGATGAGGGCGCGGTCCTGGTCGACGATGAGCCCATCGGTCACCTTGAAGGCTTCCGCTTCGTCGTCGATCCCCTGGCCCGCGCCGAGGACCGCAAGCTTCTGCTTGCCGCCGCCGAACGTCATCTGCCCGGTCTTCTTGCATCCCGCGCCAACGTCCTTGTCGCGGCTGCCGGCGAGCCTGACGGGATCGAGTTCGAGGATACGGCGCTGGTCTGGCAGGACACCGTCGTTGCCCGAATCGAACGCGGACGTCACATGCTTTCGCCGCGTATCAAGCCGGACCTCGCGCTCGACCGTCTTGCTCCCGGTTGCAAGGCCGAAGTCCTTGCTGCACTCGATGGCTGGTTCGCGGCACAGCACAAGCGGCACCTTGCGCCGATCCTCGCGCTCGATGAAGCCAGTCGTGATCCGGCATCCGGGCCTGAATTGCGCGCGTTGCTCTTGCATCTTGTTGAATCGGGTGGCGTTCTTCCGCGTGAGCAATCGGGGCTGGACCGGCTCGATCCTGCCCAGCGCGACCGCTTGAGGAAGCTTGGTGTGCGGATTGGCTCGCTCGATCTGTTCCTGCCCGCCGCGCTTCGCCCGGCTGCCATGCAGGCCTGGCACAGGCTGGCGCGGATCTGGAGCAGACCTTTGCCCTTGCCGCCTGAATCGATGCAGCCCGTCGTCCATGCGAAGATCGCGCCTGCCGGCTACCGTCGGCTCGGCAATGAGTGCCTGCGCGTCGACCTGGCAGAGAAGCTTCTTCATGCCGCGCATCGCACCCGGCTCGGCACCAAGGCACGGCGCGTGTTCTTGGATCCGGCTGTTGCGCGCTCGATGAACCTTTCAACGGCGGCCTATGCCGCCTTGCTGAGGGCGGGAGGCTTTCGCGTGCACATGGGTCGCGCCCTGCCCGAAAGGGCATTCGGCCCACCGCAGCCGCCGCTGTGGGACTGGCGGCCATCGCGCGCGACGACTGCATCTGACGCGCCACCACCGCCTCGTCCGCCCATCGGGGCCTTTGCCGCGCTGGCCGACCTGGTCGGGCGTTAGCGAGGGAGAGCGCCCGGTTGCGGATCGACAAGTTCCTCTGGTTCACGCGTTTCGCCGGAACTCGCAATCTTGCGCAAGGTTGGGTCGAGGACGGCCATATCCGCCTCAACGGCCGCCGGATCGAGCGGTGCAGCGCGGACGTAAGGCTGGGCGACGTACTGGTCCTGCCGATGCGCAGCCGGGTCACCGTTATAGAGGTTCTGGCCCTTCCCGCCCGTCGCGGACCTGCTCCCGAAGCACAGGCCTGCTATCGGGTGCTTGACGGGCCGGGTGCAACGCCTCTAGCACGGCCTCAAACAGATACCTGAGGGACAATTCGCCATGACCTACGTCGTCACCGACGCCTGTATCCGCTGCAAGTTCATGGACTGCGTCGAGGTTTGCCCCGTCGACTGCTTCTACGAAGGCGAGAACATGCTGGTCATCAATCCCAGCGAGTGCATCGACTGCGGCGTGTGCGAACCCGAATGCCCGGCCGAGGCGATCCTGCCGGATACCGAATCCGGGCTCGAGCAGTGGCTTGAACTCAACGCCAAATATTCGGCGGAATGGCCGAACATCACTGCCAAGAAGGACGCGCCTGCCGACGCCGACGAGCACAAGGGCGAGGAAGGCAAGTTCGACAAGTACTTCTCGGCTGAACCCGGCGAAGGGGACTGATCGGTCCTTTCCGGGCGCTTCCTGCGAGCGTCCGGAACCCCGGCCAGACAGGCAAGTACAGCTTGTTGCCTCCGTTGCGGAGGTAGCAAACGATTTCTGCTGCACTGCCGCGCGTTCAGGGGTGGTAATTTTATTGCCGAAGTGTTATAAGGTGCTCAAGCGCCGGTGGGCTCCTGCCTGTCCGGCGTCTTTTCACCACGAACAAGGCAGGACAAAAAAGGCAAACGGATCGCAGGGCCTCGCAAGACCGCCTGACGGGCGGCCAGTTGCCTCTTTCTCCCCGAAAGGCCCATCGCTCTCCCATGGCCGGTTCTGCCCGCGTCGAAAGGATTACCAATGGCAGGTAAGGCACTCGCCTTCGATGTTGGGGACTACGTCGTTTACCCGAAGCACGGCGTCGGCCGGGTGGTCGAACTTCAGGATGAAGAAATTGCCGGCATGAAGCTGCAGCTCTACGTGCTGCGCTTCGAGAAGGAACGCATGACGCTGCGCGTTCCTGTGAACAAGGTCGAAGCGATCGGCATGCGCAAGCTGTCGTCGGACAAGACGCTGCGCGAAGCGCTCGATACGCTCAAGGGCAAGCCCAAGGTCAAGCGCACCATGTGGTCGCGCCGCGCCCAGGAATACGAAGCGAAGATCAACTCGGGCGACCTCGTGTCGATCGCCGAAGTGACTCGCGATCTGTTCCGTGCCGATGACCAGCCTGAACAGTCGTACTCGGAACGACAGATCTTCGAAGCGGCTTCGTCGCGCCTGGCCCGCGAACTCGCGGCGATGGAAAAGACCGACGAGCCCGCTGCTCTGAAGAAGATCCTCGCGATCCTCAACGAACACGCGCCCAAGTACTACGAAACGGCCTGATCCTTTTCGCTGCACTGGCGCTGAAAAAGGCCTCCGGGAAACCGGGGGCCTTTTTCGCATTCACCGTCCCGCCATCTCACGGCCGACGAACCGGCGCTGCCGCTCCACGAACGACTTGGCCCTGATCGTATCGCCGTGTTATATCAGCAATACAGTCAGGAGAGAATTCGCCATGTTGCAATCCTT includes the following:
- a CDS encoding pyruvate, water dikinase regulatory protein; protein product: MQRLHLHLLSDSTGETLEMIAKAALAQFDGADVVRHFWPMVRSMQHLDRIMGEIAANPGLVLYTLVNAETRERLEQRCAALGLPSVAALDAVTDALQQQLGIQAKGRPGRQHMMDEAYFARVDAIQFTIAHDDGVGWENWEEADIVLAGVSRSSKTPTSIYLANRGYKVANIPIVVESPPPSMLFSLRRPLVVGLTTSPERLIAVRRNRLLSLNQAPETAYVDNEQVTREVQFARRMFADNGWPVIDVSRRSIEETAAAVINLYNERTAAGASGDGVKPI
- the hemE gene encoding uroporphyrinogen decarboxylase, whose translation is MPGPLLKTLQGENISRRPIWLMRQAGRYLPEYRELRAEKGGFLALVYDTDAAAEVTVQPIRRFGFDGAILFSDILIVPYAMGQDLQFLAGEGPHLSPRLLDAALNSLVAVPGRLSPIYETVAKVKAQLSPETTLLGFAGSPWTVATYMVAGEGSRDHHDTRALAYRDPSAFQAIIDAITEVTIEYLSGQVEAGAEGLQLFDSWSGSLAPAEFERWVIAPNARIASAMQQRYPHVPVIGFPKGAGEKLSAYARETGVNAVGVDETIDPLWAARELPANMPVQGNLDPLLLLSGGPELERQTIRVLEAFADRPHVFNLGHGIGQHTPIENVEALLKIVRGWSR
- a CDS encoding CopD family protein, yielding MQQVLAMLYLWLKAGHVIFVIFWMAGLFMLPRFFVYHQEAPEGSPENAVWVDRERKLMKIIMWPALLVVWVLGLLLAVDIGAFQQGWFHLKLAFVLVLTAYHFWLANYAQLLASGVRKLSGKKLRMLNEIPGIAAAVIVIMVIVKPF
- the rho gene encoding transcription termination factor Rho — encoded protein: MHLKDLKKKTPAELVQMAEELEVEGASTMRRQDLMFAILKEMAEDGEEILGIGTIEVLPDGFGFLRSPEANYLAGPDDIYVSPNQVRKWGLRTGDTVEGEVRAPKDGERYFAITRLIKVNFDDPEAVRHRVNFDNLTPLYPNERLKLDTLDPTVKDKSARVIDLVSPQGKGQRALIVAPPRTGKTVLLQNMAKAITDNHPEVFLIVLLVDERPEEVTDMQRSVKGEVISSTFDEPASRHVQVAEMVIEKAKRLVEHKRDVVILLDSITRLGRAYNTVVPSSGKVLTGGVDANALQRPKRFFGAARNIEEGGSLSIIATALIDTGSRMDEVIFEEFKGTGNSEIVLDRKVADKRIFPALDVGKSGTRKEELLVPKDQLSKMWVLRRILMQMGTVDAMEFLLDKMKDSKTNEDFFATMNQ
- a CDS encoding helicase-related protein, producing the protein MAQRIPAQPRKSAHTGVVKAVLGPTNTGKTHLAIERLCAHSSGAIGFPLRLLAREVYDRVCAIKGADNVALITGEERIEPKGARWHLCTVEAMPSRPDLAFVALDEAQLSADPERGHVFTDRLMHTRGREETMLLGSSTLEPMVKALVPEAEVVTRPRFSTLTHVGAKKLSRIPPRSAIVAFSAEQVYVMAEMLRRFRGGAAVVMGALSPQTRNAQVAMYQAGEVDYLVATDAIGMGLNLDVHHVAFAGLSKFDGHRQRRLTTAEMAQIAGRAGRHQRDGTFGALAGMGGHDPEFTPEEIYAIEEHRFAPLTRLFWREAEPRFDSIATLIEDLESPPPRPELATPPQAIDLAVLKRLAEDVDIASGVRGQRSVQRFWDVCRLPDFRQQGYETHSRFVARLWQDLRHGYLGADYVAQAIAQLDNPSGDIDTLQARIAAIRSWAYIAQRPDWVLAKDEMSARARAVEARLSDALHARLTERFVNRRTAVLMRKAGADAGLLPVRLGDEGAVLVDDEPIGHLEGFRFVVDPLARAEDRKLLLAAAERHLPGLLASRANVLVAAAGEPDGIEFEDTALVWQDTVVARIERGRHMLSPRIKPDLALDRLAPGCKAEVLAALDGWFAAQHKRHLAPILALDEASRDPASGPELRALLLHLVESGGVLPREQSGLDRLDPAQRDRLRKLGVRIGSLDLFLPAALRPAAMQAWHRLARIWSRPLPLPPESMQPVVHAKIAPAGYRRLGNECLRVDLAEKLLHAAHRTRLGTKARRVFLDPAVARSMNLSTAAYAALLRAGGFRVHMGRALPERAFGPPQPPLWDWRPSRATTASDAPPPPRPPIGAFAALADLVGR